In the genome of Candidatus Moraniibacteriota bacterium, one region contains:
- a CDS encoding glycosyltransferase family 39 protein, producing MNVSTTLLQLNRQDENKTLPFIMRRHFFGHFFTAEKLITISVLVVLLAAAFFLRFWNIEHLPAGLYPDEAMNGVDAIHANETGDYQLFYPNNSGREGLFINLQALALLLFGATIPALKLWSAIFGTATVLGIYLLAKELWHKRSVALFSAFLLTFSYWAINFSRIGFRAIMVPFILSFSFFFFFRGLRTKSLLSFLISGIIFGLGFHTYIAFRVAPLILLIVTIGCMASYREFLKHYWRQALIFTGGMLITALPLVYEFVKHPEYVSSRSASISIFSPAVNHGHFALTLAKTLSLSLIKYTFVGDMNWRHNYPPYPLLDLVSGILFLAGFVFLLMRITLLIRKRWKYTERNRELMISLFLLGWFFTMLIPEFLTAEGLPHALRAIGTQPVVFLIASIPLLWFGEWLRKRKLGAQIGMILFVGTVLACIPLWNVSKYFLFFANNQNARSAFNEDFTSMAYFINTLPTDTHAYILANAGGTMIDNGLPITAQPFLFLTHDAKRAPVEFLKPDTIIQTPAVIIPQKWDDAIAEKVRLTLPKKSTVTTIPFQYTSQKNFQVIMIQ from the coding sequence TTGAACGTATCGACGACGCTTCTCCAATTGAATCGTCAAGACGAAAACAAAACACTTCCATTTATTATGCGACGGCATTTCTTCGGGCATTTTTTTACGGCGGAAAAACTGATAACCATTTCCGTTCTTGTCGTGCTTTTGGCAGCCGCGTTCTTTTTGCGATTCTGGAATATCGAGCATCTCCCCGCCGGACTCTATCCCGACGAAGCGATGAATGGCGTCGATGCCATTCATGCCAATGAAACCGGTGATTATCAGCTTTTCTACCCCAACAACAGCGGGCGAGAAGGACTCTTCATTAATCTCCAAGCACTCGCACTCCTCCTCTTTGGCGCCACTATCCCAGCGCTCAAACTCTGGTCGGCGATATTCGGCACGGCAACCGTGCTCGGTATCTATTTGCTCGCCAAAGAACTCTGGCACAAACGTAGCGTCGCGCTCTTTTCCGCTTTTCTTCTCACTTTTTCCTATTGGGCGATTAACTTTTCAAGGATCGGCTTCCGCGCCATCATGGTGCCGTTCATTCTCTCGTTTTCGTTCTTTTTCTTCTTCCGCGGTCTTCGCACCAAGAGTCTCCTCTCATTTCTCATCTCTGGCATCATCTTTGGACTCGGATTCCATACGTATATTGCCTTCCGCGTCGCACCGCTCATTCTCCTCATCGTGACGATCGGATGCATGGCTTCCTATCGAGAGTTTTTAAAACACTACTGGAGACAGGCGCTCATCTTCACTGGCGGCATGCTCATTACTGCCCTGCCGCTCGTCTATGAATTCGTCAAGCATCCGGAATATGTTTCATCGCGATCGGCATCGATTTCCATTTTCTCGCCCGCGGTCAATCACGGACACTTCGCTCTCACGCTCGCCAAAACGCTCAGCCTTTCTCTGATCAAGTATACCTTTGTAGGCGATATGAATTGGCGACACAACTATCCGCCTTATCCGCTTCTTGACCTCGTGAGCGGCATATTGTTTCTTGCCGGGTTTGTTTTCCTTCTCATGCGTATCACGCTTCTCATTCGGAAACGATGGAAGTATACCGAACGAAATCGAGAGCTCATGATTTCCCTCTTTCTTCTCGGATGGTTTTTCACCATGCTCATTCCGGAATTCTTGACCGCAGAAGGGCTCCCCCACGCCCTTCGTGCTATCGGCACTCAGCCGGTCGTCTTTCTCATCGCGAGCATTCCATTGTTGTGGTTTGGCGAGTGGCTCAGAAAACGGAAGTTGGGCGCACAAATCGGCATGATACTCTTTGTCGGAACCGTCCTCGCCTGCATTCCCCTCTGGAATGTCAGCAAATACTTTCTCTTTTTCGCCAACAACCAAAATGCCCGAAGTGCCTTTAACGAAGATTTCACCTCCATGGCATACTTCATAAACACCCTGCCGACCGATACACATGCGTATATCCTCGCCAATGCGGGCGGCACCATGATTGATAACGGTCTCCCGATTACCGCCCAGCCATTTCTCTTTCTCACTCACGATGCCAAGAGGGCTCCGGTCGAATTTCTGAAGCCGGACACGATCATTCAAACGCCTGCCGTTATCATTCCGCAAAAATGGGATGATGCTATCGCCGAAAAGGTTCGCCTCACTCTTCCGAAGAAATCCACCGTTACCACTATTCCCTTCCAATATACCTCGCAAAAAAATTTCCAAGTGATCATGATACAATAG